A window of Streptomyces armeniacus contains these coding sequences:
- a CDS encoding DUF6643 family protein, producing the protein MTSPRGTYGGGYYAAPPFPDTPIYDMLVAERGTPQIAPIRVPAQYESSGYLPALPAPALPALPSGSGSGYGQQQQTPPHGYPTAGQPAPQPMPLQQAPMPYVPQQQQPGGRGPQGQPGYPGHPGMGGQQPPQHQQPQRPQPQMRPVAPPRPAAPRQMPNTYEDQYGRPYPGRGY; encoded by the coding sequence ATGACCTCCCCCCGCGGTACCTACGGCGGCGGTTACTACGCTGCGCCACCCTTCCCTGACACTCCGATCTACGACATGCTCGTCGCCGAGCGGGGCACTCCGCAGATCGCTCCCATCCGGGTGCCGGCCCAGTACGAGTCCAGCGGCTATCTGCCCGCACTGCCCGCGCCCGCGCTCCCGGCCCTGCCCTCGGGGTCCGGTTCCGGTTACGGCCAGCAGCAGCAGACGCCGCCGCACGGCTATCCGACCGCGGGCCAGCCCGCGCCGCAGCCGATGCCCCTGCAACAGGCCCCGATGCCGTACGTCCCGCAGCAGCAACAGCCGGGCGGGCGCGGGCCGCAGGGCCAGCCGGGCTATCCGGGCCACCCCGGCATGGGCGGTCAGCAGCCGCCCCAGCACCAGCAGCCCCAGCGGCCGCAGCCGCAGATGCGCCCGGTCGCGCCGCCGCGTCCGGCCGCGCCGCGGCAGATGCCCAACACCTACGAGGACCAGTACGGACGTCCGTACCCCGGCAGGGGGTACTGA